Genomic window (Dyadobacter fanqingshengii):
CGCTGGACGCCCGTTGACCGTTCATGGGGAAAGCTTACTGACCTCGGCAACACGGTTACTGCCACCAGAAACCTGCTTTTTGCACCGCGCGAGGACATTGGAACACAATTGGGTTTCAGATCGTACGATGCTTATGCAATCAAGCCTGAGGAAGTCCAGTATATGGACACCAAATCGCAGCACACGGAGCTTAATTTCATTTCCGGTGCGCGGAAAACCTCATTAGGGAGCTTTTCCTACACACAAAATGTACATTCCCGTTTCAATTTTGGACTGGGGTTCCGAAGGCTCACATCCAATAAACAATACGGATTTGTTAACACATTAAATTCAGGCGCATTTCTCGGACAAAACTGGACGCTGCTCATGCACACCAGCTTTTTTTCCAAGAATAAAAAATACCTCATCCTCGCACATTACCGGCACATGAACACAAAAGTGCGCGAGCAAGGCGGCGTCATTCCGAATGTGGGGGATGACGGCGTTGTGGACAAGTATTCTTATGACGGCGCGGCCCGGATCAGCGACGATGCGAATTCGTGGGAGCGGCGCCAGGGACTTCACATTTACCAGCAATATCGGCTCGCCAACGGTTTCCAGGTGTTTCAGCAGGCAGATTATTCAACTGTGATCGATCGTTACACCGATCTGGCCATTGCACGCGGATTGGAAAAAGAGGTTTATCCGGCCGCTAAATACGATTCAGCAAAAACGCGTCAGGACATTTATTACAAGCTTTTTGATAACAAGATCGGGGTTAAGGGCTTTTATTCGGGCTTCAATTACCGCGCTTACATTCGCCAGCGTTTTTATGGGATGCGTGCTGCCACACAGCTTGGCAATGAGATCGGCGAAACCTACACGACTTACCGGACGGGTTTGAAATTTGATAACATTATCGGAGCCTGGCTGGGTTACTATCTAAAAGATTCTGTCAATTACCTGACCGCTGAGGCCGACCTTAACCTTGCCGCTAATGTAGAATATCGCTTGAAAGGAGAGCTGAGCACGCGCTGGGGAATGGCGGGTTTTCAAAGCATTCAAACTGCGCCCGACCTGCTGGTGCAGCGTTATCTGAGCAATCATTTCGACTGGCGAAATAATTTTGACCCGACCAAAGTCCAGACTATTTACGCATCCCTGCCTTTGAAAACCGAGAAAATATCATTTGTTCCTGAAATTCAGATCCATCAGGTCAATGATTACATTTACTATGACTCACTGGCACTGCCCAAGCAGCTGAACTCGGGCTTTCGATTGCTGAGAGTCGGTTTTAATTCCGGGATTAATCTCAAAAAATGGAATTTCACAACAATGGGCTTTCTGACACTGAATGACAACAGCGATGTGATCCGCATTCCGGCGCTGTTTGCCAGCGGAGAGGTTACTTATGATTTAGTGTACGCCAAAGTTCTTTTCATCCAACTCGGCTTGGCTGCCCGCTATCGTTCGGGTTATCTTGCTGACAGTTATATGCCTATCACACAGCAGTTTCACATTCAAAATGACTACCGGCTTGGCGATAATTTAATTGTGGATGGGTTTGCCAATGTGCG
Coding sequences:
- a CDS encoding putative porin — its product is MRIAFCIILFFLGSFIFFTPTIQAQVRMPGGMQMPGNTGSSGARGQQGNNTGTTGGAQTGGVILDDSTKSIYGPATTHHYFENDILNNRDSLRYRVDTNLTNFHRWTPVDRSWGKLTDLGNTVTATRNLLFAPREDIGTQLGFRSYDAYAIKPEEVQYMDTKSQHTELNFISGARKTSLGSFSYTQNVHSRFNFGLGFRRLTSNKQYGFVNTLNSGAFLGQNWTLLMHTSFFSKNKKYLILAHYRHMNTKVREQGGVIPNVGDDGVVDKYSYDGAARISDDANSWERRQGLHIYQQYRLANGFQVFQQADYSTVIDRYTDLAIARGLEKEVYPAAKYDSAKTRQDIYYKLFDNKIGVKGFYSGFNYRAYIRQRFYGMRAATQLGNEIGETYTTYRTGLKFDNIIGAWLGYYLKDSVNYLTAEADLNLAANVEYRLKGELSTRWGMAGFQSIQTAPDLLVQRYLSNHFDWRNNFDPTKVQTIYASLPLKTEKISFVPEIQIHQVNDYIYYDSLALPKQLNSGFRLLRVGFNSGINLKKWNFTTMGFLTLNDNSDVIRIPALFASGEVTYDLVYAKVLFIQLGLAARYRSGYLADSYMPITQQFHIQNDYRLGDNLIVDGFANVRIKRVRLFFKMQYLNQGGNFGLFPKGYYIAPNYLGLARSFSFGVNWPLFD